One window of Pieris napi chromosome 1, ilPieNapi1.2, whole genome shotgun sequence genomic DNA carries:
- the LOC125053663 gene encoding zinc finger FYVE domain-containing protein 26 homolog isoform X2, which yields MKEDEFKYMLYLLDNLTPEIYEELIQVFFDIKESKAIQPLSQDILNFFKQNLKNNPVTTSEILRFYQNYVTAKDLKKINALYIDILKNEVSENCPDKLITVLSLTKCNNDFLSQYTNEILNYIAGDVFKQHRKQILISLVPQERPQLIHSLTDLIHENDSHKAFKLTAEYMIELCYEDKVHWLLKAAEIYKQQLHDMKTVTFQINNFTKQLLIMVLIDLTNCPETYDLISLVNQMSNIFSILDTYTTTDQQLQFYLTEVKREMTLIKFCLENNCKITTTSVLNQILAQSALTVISQVCRLSKMDRYKVSRLLNMNNDFILELKALSHKHDRRNKTSGTNWDISIYNSYCIITKVIDTILDSVEGAENLDEINNSMDDIRRLLASIQPLQCCIEVIENIFSCLFLRYEYVSCYEHNQDFPCGTHSECSYFYSKKQMKTPNNTKSSNTGFMCNSLITQVILNTLKTCLENLSNRNEVTTCTESNTLARLKRLLDVVNHSIWKMQLVSTLSPDTTPIQMKLCMDYVEVDNSTEDEDSEIDLKVTRKKPKVRRRHTNPKPNGERPMLASTISASDEVCSLKKNTIDFISIMLAKPNSLVALALYHNDFPKANQILEMFDLSDSEIATEVTFTEQLRHLISKIKNIICYRDCSRYPTKELSALSVVSTEVMGLVEGFLAANRAPNSFDIIELGSRHPHLQLYSHQNSPFINAVDILISSGLNREITYGLINVVERKLAEVRSSTDVASVKKINYIRFVEDIASVTFEIFGNTDKSFNFTDNICELITDCRIPIKHKEFCKLNQLSKELKQCCNDLEEIVKPSESKLDENLLQRYHQIYMNVVATSDKDICNIAEVTRQGTKKTRVPYLRKCYMYTKSVSQLEHEHLNESPSPCDTPYFAVLERHLHNIFGKMLNNKDLPITFLEPICKKLNVNLIPKLILNFCPSISLVGTSKEATEENFNNLLHDVFSFKNPEEKLFVDPIADFAPLPRTPDPQCLTYVVLHNWVLAHIIKRIHTSLNETDMQQSIDDRTKCMNRYMELERFEKTKVLFDENKYLASLHTLIDLDKLFLYLPKLLECGKILQCLKIIDSLSERQLLQSANLNNLRDLILFKLATNSMVNQNWKYCQYLRCPELKVDLVLNNLNYWSAEGALEIVDYLRFILDKSSVDDDLFQICTDWMAKIPLYEQIASIMGTNHWYSIYEKSIENPENIVEILMDSQQFKLCLDWADIHDVTEHMKNLIIVNLLRQLFEYSNQATPSVVEDLFARLSPPEALELMLAEISKVRNVEMLRVCLDYINSHTNCSKPFENLKIGLQIILEMEANLRHLFWDLIEKPLLMIEQLLMNGKLDILTDILNKISPNLKYDTNGDYLYYNMKTIDSVVISRNAVDSLLRYYAEKALDMKNPRVCPSPPLKPWDDALLQSIDSINLEGVSRPFVMPEQVPSKEQWVGDFTADRCMLCKISIFSMIIRRHHCRRCGRLVCHACSRNRMQVPTYPSGVKFRVCDDCYIQTMNKKSSTDQDNLITSSNSDSAGSGVTCMDWSLSTNAKKNDAVRDEFSYEFTPNVTLCLSIMKMHTINLDYPRFLLDRSDEIARELSIGSCGDSRWLVRARRSLLLAAAELYSRAPSDKPGAQVAETGAAHVARCLSHAEAMDTLVQHQAHHLVPHHGAHPSQIVRSLLEAEKWELALEIATKSGIPRSSVLAAWGKACLKAGCFREARRKFALCFKTTPNVYIDMSEELEYGKEAAEVQFTNRKVHSLRTGERCLSTSSTQSEGRARTNPPLLNEIINMLEEMNYPVNQQLLDKAENIKTTNEKLSTMNTNKKILPLTEPALNIMHMLANVKKIKQGDYSDFQTATIQPKKSLNILRRNNNTEKSDYQNKKLDPFFYKECVFYLSNYGSHVANIMFYLKHSNLGEVIKYCYENAVDKEIFTESVYMECLKKDKVSEMLKAMSDFDSSLEMWSVRIHNAHMPYIRDEQTSRCTIRVAVR from the exons ATGAAGGAAGATGAGTTTAAGTATATGCTGTATCTCCTGGACAACCTCACTCCTGAAATTTATGAG gaactcattcaagtattttttgatattaaagAATCCAAAGCAATTCAACCTCTATCTCaagacatattaaatttttttaaacaaaatctcAAAAACAATCCTGTTACAACATCTGAAATATTGcgattttatcaaaattatgtAACTGCTAAAgacttgaaaaaaataaatgctctttatatagatattttaaagaatGAGGTATCTGAAAACTGTCCTGATAAGCTAATAACGGTTTTATCATTGACTAAATGTAATAATGATTTCTTGTCTCAGTATACAAATGAAATCCTTAATTATATAGCTGGAGATGTGTTTAAGCAACACCggaaacaaattttaattagctTAGTGCCACAAGAGAGGCCACAGTTAATTCACAGTCTAACAGACTTAATCCATGAAAATGATTCACATAAAGCATTTAAACTGACAGCTGAATATATGATAGAACTGTGCTATGAAGATAAAGTACATTGGTTACTAAAAGCTgcagaaatatataaacaacaaCTACATGACATGAAAACAGTAACATTTCAAATTAACAACTTCACtaaacaattactaataaTGGTGCTCATTGATCTCACAAATTGTCCTGAAACATATGATCTAATATCATTGGTAAATCAAATGAGTAATATATTCTCAATTCTTGATACATACACAACAACAGATCAGCAGcttcaattttatttgactGAAGTTAAGCGAGAAATGACATTGATAAAATTCTGTTTAgagaataattgtaaaattacgACAACATCAGTTCTAAATCAAATTTTAGCACAAAGTGCACTAACTGTTATATCTCAAGTATGTCGACTTTCCAAGATGGATAGATATAAAGTATCAAGATtactaaatatgaataatgattttattttggaGTTAAAAGCTTTAAGCCACAAACAtgatagaagaaataaaacaagtgGAACTAATTGGgatatatctatttataatagcTACTGTATCATAACAAAAGTTATTGACACAATTTTAGATTCAGTTGAAGGAGCGGAAAACTTAGATGAAATCAATAATTCTATGGATGATATTAGACGACTCCTTGCATCAATACAACCTTTACAATGTTGTATAGAAGTTatagaaaacatattttcctGTTTATTTTTGAGGTATGAATATGTCTCATGTTATGAACATAATCAAGATTTCCCTTGTGGCACCCATTCTGAATGTTCATATTTTTACTCGAAAAAGCAAATGAAAACTCCAAACAATACAAAGAGTTCTAACACTGGTTTTATGTGTAACTCTTTAATTACTCAAGTCATTTTAAATACCTTAAAGACATGCTtagaaaatttatcaaatagaAATGAAGTAACAACTTGTACTGAATCAAATACCTTAGCAAGATTAAAGCGACTTCTTGATGTGGTTAACCATTCAATATGGAAAATGCAGCTTGTTTCTACTCTATCTCCTGATACAACTCCCATACAGATGAAGCTATGTATGGACTACGTAGAAGTCGATAACAGTACTGAAGATGAAGATAGTGAGATTGATCTAAAGGTAACTAGAAAAAAACCGAAGGTACGGCGCCGTCATACCAATCCGAAACCAAATGGTGAAAGACCTATGCTCGCATCTACCATTTCAGCTTCAGATGAAG TTTGTAGCCTAAAGAAGAATACAATTGACTTTATATCGATAATGCTTGCAAAACCAAATAGCCTGGTAGCTTTGGCACTTTACCATAATGATTTTCCCAAAGCCAATCAAATTTTGGAG ATGTTCGATTTGTCGGACTCTGAAATTGCTACTGAAGTCACATTTACGGAGCAACTCAGGCAtctgatttcaaaaattaaaaatataatttgctaTAGAGACTGCTCGAGATATCCCACTAAAGAGTTATCTGCCTTGTCTGTGGTATCGACGGAAGTTATGGGCCTAGTTGAAGGATTCCTCGCTGCCAATAGAGCCCCTAATTCTTTTGATATTATTGAGTTGGGATCACGCCACCCACACTTACAACTATACAGTCACCAAAACTCACCATTCATAAATGCCGTAGACATTCTTATAAGCAGTGGTCTAAACAGAGAAATTACGTATGGTCTCATCAATGTTGTCGAAAGAAAACTCGCTGAAGTCAGAAGTAGTACTGATGTTGCATcggtaaagaaaattaattatataagatTCGTTGAAGATATTGCAAGCGTAACTTTTGAAATATTCGGAAATACAGACAAATCATTCAATTTCACAGACAATATATGCGAGTTGATAACTGATTGTAGAATTCCCATTAAGCACAAAGAGTTTTGTAAGCTTAATCAACTTTCAAAAGAATTGAAACAATGCTGTAATGATTTAGAAGAAATAGTCAAACCGAGCGAATCCAAGTTAGATGAAAATTTACTGCAACGATATCACCAAATATACATGAATGTTGTCGCTACGTCCGATAAAGACATATGTAACATCGCAGAAGTCACCCGTCAGGGGACCAAAAAGACAAGAGTTCCGTACCTTAGAAAGTGTTATATGTACACAAAATCAGTGTCTCAATTGGAACACGAACATCTTAATGAATCTCCATCGCCATGTGATACCCCATATTTTGCAGTGCTGGAACGTCatttacacaatattttcGGTAAAATGTTGAACAACAAGGACTTGCCTATAACATTCTTGGAGcctatatgtaaaaaattaaatgtcaatTTAATTCCGAAGCTCATCTTGAACTTCTGTCCGTCCATATCCTTAGTGGGCACATCGAAAGAGGCAAcagaagaaaattttaataacctGCTTCACGAcgtatttagttttaagaatCCAGAAGAGAAGCTTTTCGTCGATCCTATAGCGGACTTTGCTCCTTTGCCTCGAACTCCAGACCCTCAATGTCTGACATATGTAGTGTTACATAACTGGGTACTCGCACATATTATCAAGAGAATACATACATCGttaaatgaaacagatatgCAACAAAGTATTGACGATCGAACTAAATGTATGAATAGGTACATGGAGCTGGAGAGATTCGAAAAAACTAAAGTGTTATTTGATGAGAACAAATACCTGGCTTCGTTGCATACTTTGATAGATCTCGACAAACTCTTCTTATATTTGCCAAAATTGTTGGAGTGTGGGAAAATTCTGCAATGTCTGAAGATAATAGACTCGCTCTCGGAACGGCAGCTATTGCAAAGTGcgaatttgaataatttaagagatttaatactatttaaacTGGCAACTAATTCGATGGTAAATCAAAATTGGAAGTACTGTCAGTATCTAAGATGCCCAGAGTTAAAGGTTGATTTAGTACTAAATAATCTCAATTATTGGTCAGCTGAAGGTGCCTTAGAAATTGTTGATTATTTAAGGTTTATTTTGGATAAATCGTCCGTTGATGatgatttatttcaaatttgtaCAGATTGGATGGCTAAAATACCTTTATATGAACAG ATAGCGTCAATAATGGGAACTAACCATTGGTATTCTATCTACGAAAAATCTATTGAAAACCCAGAGAACATTGTGGAGATCTTAATGGATAGTCAACAG tttaaattatgtttagaCTGGGCCGACATCCATGACGTAACGGAACATATGAAAAATCTAATCATTGTGAACTTGCTACGACAGTTATTCGAATATTCAAATCAAGCTACTCCCTCCGTAGTTGAAGATCTATTCGCTAGATTATCTCCACCTGAAGCTTTGGAGCTGATGTTAGCCGAAATTTCAAAAGTCAGGAACGTGGAAATGCTTCGAGTGTGTCTCGATTACATAAATTCCCATACAAACTGTTCGAAACCTTttgaaaatctaaaaatcgGTCTGCAAATTATTCTGGAAATGGAGGCGAATTTGCGTCATCTATTCTGGGATTTGATTGAGAAACCTTTACTTATGATCGAGCAATTGCTGATGAATGGCAAACTGGATATTCTGACGGACATTCTAAACAAGATATCTCCCAACCTGAAGTACGACACGAATGGAGATTACCTCTATTACAATATGAAAACCATTGACTCGGTTGTGATATCACGCAACGCGGTTGATTCTCTGCTAAGGTACTATGCGGAGAAGGCGTTGGATATGAAAAACCCGCGTGTCTGTCCATCTCCACCTTTAAAACCGTGGGATGATGCGTTACTCCAATCGATTGATTCGATAAACTTGGAAGGTGTGTCGCGGCCATTTGTGATGCCGGAACAGGTGCCTTCAAAGGAACAGTGGGTGGGGGATTTTACGGCAGATAGATGCATGTTGTGTAAAATCTCGATTTTCTCAATGATCATACGGCGACATCACTGTAGAAGATGCGGTCGACTCGTCTGTCACGCGTGTTCTAGGAATAGAATGCAG GTGCCAACATATCCAAGTGGGGTAAAATTCCGTGTATGCGACGACTGCTATATCCAAACTATGAACAAAAAATCTTCAACGGATCAAGATAATCTCATTACGAGTAGTAATTCTGATTCAGCTGGTAGTGGGGTCACCTGTATGGACTGGAGTCTATCAACCAACGCTAAAAAGAATGATGCTGTGCGTGATGAATTCAGCTATGAATTTACACCCAATGTCACTCTATGCTTGTCTATTATGAAGATGCATACAATAAATCTGGATTATCCCAG ATTTCTTCTCGACCGAAGCGACGAAATAGCCCGAGAGCTGTCGATCGGCAGTTGTGGGGATTCAAGATGGCTCGTACGCGCTCGACGCTCGCTGTTACTAGCCGCTGCCGAGTTGTACTCGCGCGCACCTAGTGACAAGCc GGGAGCTCAAGTAGCAGAGACAGGAGCGGCTCACGTAGCCCGATGTCTCTCTCACGCAGAAGCCATGGACACGCTTGTCCAACATCAGGCTCACCACTTGGTGCCGCACCATGGCGCCCATCcca GCCAAATAGTCCGTTCACTTTTGGAAGCTGAAAAATGGGAGTTGGCCCTGGAAATAGCCACGAAATCTGGTATTCCGCGATCGAGTGTCCTCGCCGCTTGGGGCAAGGCGTGCTTAAAAGCGGGCTGCTTCAGGGAGGCGAGGAGGAAATTTGCTTTGTGTTTTAAAACTACACCAAACGTTTATATTGATATGTCAGAGGAGCTGGAGTACGGAAAGGAGGCGGCCGAAGTACAGTTTACGAACAGAAAGGTCCATAGTTTGAGGACTGGCGAAAG GTGCCTTTCGACATCGAGTACACAATCAGAAGGTCGGGCGCGTACAAACCCACCATtacttaatgaaataattaatatgctTGAAGAGATGAATTATCCAGTGAACCAACAGCTGCTTGATAAAGCTGAAAATATTAAG ACAACCAACGAAAAACTATCTACGATGAATACAAACAAGAAGATACTCCCATTAACAGAACCAGCTCTAAACATAATGCATATGTTGGCGAACGTTAAAAAGATCAAACAAGGCGATTATAGTGATTTCCAAACGGCGACAATTCAGCCGAAAAAATCGTTAAATATTCTACgacgtaataataatacggAGAAATCTGATTATCAGAACAAAAAGCTTGATCCGTTTTTTTACAAGGAatgtgtgttttatttaagtaattatggATCTCATGTTGCGAATATCATGTTTTATTTGAAGCATAGTAATTTGGGGGAGGTGATAAAGTATTGCTACGAAAATGCAGTGGACAAAGAGATATTTACCGAATCAGTATATATGGAGTGTTTGAAGAAGGATAAAGTTAGTGAGATGTTGAAGGCGATGAGTGATTTCGACAGTAGTCTCGAGATGTGGTCGGTGA GAATACATAATGCACATATGCCGTACATTAGAGATGAACAAACGTCTCGATGCACTATACGCGTTGCAGTGCGGTAG